ACAGACTTTGACCAGGCAATCCCCGGAGAGATCGAACAAGGTTCGCAAATCTTCGTACAGGAAGGAACGAACAATAATAAAACCGGTTGGTCCCTTGCTACTTCGGGAGTGATAACTGTCGGCACAACAACTCTTACATTTATTCAATATGCTGGCGCAAATAGTTACGCAGCAGGTACCGGTCTTGCGCTTGCGGGCAATACATTCTCTGCGCTTAATACTACCGCACTTTGGAACGCAAATAAATTACAAGGTATTGGCGTGTCCTCTACCGCTCCCGCAACTTCGCAATTATTGCGTTACGATGGCACCAACTGGGCGCCGTGGACTTCAAACTTCCTTACCGGTAATCAAACTATAACAGCAACAGGAGATGCAACCGGTTCCGGAACTACTTCTATCCCTCTTACATTAAAAAATACAGGTACTACCGGCACGTATACAAAAGTGACGACTGATGCGCAGGGAAGGGTAACTGTAGGTACGAATCCTACAACCTTAGCAGGTTATGGCATTACGGATGCGGCACCGTCTACAGGTTCTGCAAACTATATACAAAATCAAAACGCATCTGCGCAAACAGCTAATAGCTGGATAAGCGGAAATATGCGGGCTAATAACTTTTATGGCAATGCCGGTATAGGGAGTTTGCAGTTCGGCATGCTAAATGGTACCGCTTTTAGGTGGGGCATACTATTAAATGGTGCAGAATCGGCGAACGCAGGTAGTAATTGGACACTACTAAGATATAATGATGCCGGGACTACGACTACCGTAATGGAAGCAAATAGAAGTACTGGTATTATTAGTATGCCGTATGGCTTTCGCGCTGCAAATGGATCGGGTATAATCGGTACAGGTGCAGGCGTTTCTAATAACTCCTTTTTTCGATTCTACGAAAGCAACGCCACGACTGAAATTGGTGGGATAGGAAAAGCAAATACAACAATTAACGACATACAAATTACCTCGTTAATTGGTAGCATTGGCATTGTGCCGTTTGGCACAACCAGTGGTGCGCCAGCCGCTCTTGTTTCCTCAACAGATTTTAAAATAGCAGCTGGATTATTGAGCCTCCAAAATGGGACCTCAAACACAATAAGCGCCTCCGGAGAGCTTGCAATTAATGCCGCCGCAAGTAGTAAAATAGGTTTCGGTATAGGTTCGAGTGAAAAAGTAACGATATCGTCAAGTGGCATATTGTCCGTAGGTAATGTTTCTCCAAGTACCCTACGTTCATCTCCATTACAAGTACAGGGGAACGTTTGGTCTACAGATGCCTACATTCTTGGTACAGGAGTCGTTCCGCTCGGCGAGTTTGGCATAGGAGGTAGTGGCATATTTGTTCGGTCGATGGATAACGTAACGAACATCGATTTCATGACCAATGGCACTACTGTACGCGGGAAATGGAATGCGACTACTGGTAACCTCGAAGTAAATAATCAAATCAAAATCGCAGGCGGTGCTCCCGGTGTAGGTAAGAAATTAACATCAGATGCAAGTGGGCTTGCAACTTGGTCTGGTGCTGTAACTACCGCTACACGTGCGGTTACCGGGAATGTAACAATAACTGTAGACGATTACAGCATCGACCTAAAGGGCACCAGCACGGGCTCAACACACACGCTTACATTACCCAATCCCGCAACATCGGAGGGTCGAGAACTGGAGTTTTTTGCTACAGCATCTACGGCAAGCGCATGGACAGCAAATTATCCGATTTACAATAGGAATCAGGACACGATGCCTCCCTTTACTCGTCCTAATATTTTAGGTAGGGAAAAAATAAAAGTAATAAGCGGCAAGTGGGTTGTTGTTGCTGTTCAGGATTAAAAAACAAAAAATGAAAAAATGAAACAAGAAATATTAAACGAACTACTCGGAGGCATTGCCGTAATCCCCTTTGTTGTAGCGGTATTCTATGCATTTGTTGGAGCAACATTAAACTTGCTTCTGCGAGCTAATAAGCGCGACGTGCATAGTACAGAAAGCCCTAAACAATTTTCTTACAGGTATCTGATTCGGGACAACTGGAAGCGGATGTTAACAAGCTGTCTTTTAATCTTCGTCTGTATTCGATTCTCGCAGGAGGTATTAGGACAGCAGCTTACAATGTATTTTTCTTTTGTAATAGGGCTTTCTGTAGATCGACTGTCCGGGATGATTAAGAAACTCGACAACAAATAAAAATGGATATAAAGGAAGTACGACTAAATATAATCCAGGTAGCTGTAGTGATAGTGCAGACGATAGCAGTTGTTGGGTATGTAGGCAGACAGGCGGGTAAGATAGATAACGTAAGTGAATCTACCACTCGGATAGAACGCAACCAGGAAGTGCAGGCAGCAGATAATAAGATCTGGAAATCTAAGATAGAAGCCGACCTGGCTGATTTGAAAGTGAGAACAGCATTACTGGAGGCACGAATTAATACTTACGTGAAATGAGAATAAGTAATTACATAATCGCCATAACGCTTTTCGCTTGCAGTTGCGCGTCCGAAAAGAAACTCGCACAGAAATGCGCTGATCGTTTCCCGGTAAAGTCCGAGACAGTATATGTCGCCGGTGAGAGCCGGTATGATACCGCGTATATCGCCGGGAATACAATGATCTTACAGGATACCGTGAGGGTTGAATGCGATTCCGCAAAACAGGTAATTACGAAATACGTGTACCTGTCCGCGAAGTGTCCGGACAGTAAAATGATCACTGTACACACTACAGACACTCTTCGTATTTCGAAAGAGGACACGGCTAAAACGACTTATCTGCAATTACAGGTAGATGTATTAACGAGTAAGAACGAGGTGCAGAGGAAGGCTATTTTATGGCTTTCTGCGGGGTGCCTTGTGTTGCTTGCTTGGACGTTCAGGAATCCGATTATATCGATGGCAAAAAAAATATTGACATGAGCGTGTATACAAACGTAATAACCGAGAAAATAGACCTCATCGTCCAGCGGCAAGATAATCGTGGCTGGGCCTTTCGGTGGCGGTTCTCGGACGGTACCTATATCGACTGGTCTTTGTACCCGGGAATCCGGATGGATGTAAAATCGGGAAATAGAATCGTCTTGTCGCACAAAATCGACGATGGCCTTATAGTTCACAGTGACCCAACCTATCTAAAATTAAGACCCTGGGGGAATGATAATGAAAAGGATTTACCATCGAGCGATGAAGGATACGGCTATGATTTGAAGGTGCCATTTACCGAAACTATTATCCGGTATCCCTTCCGCGGATTAATAAAGGTTGTTGACTACATAACTAAGTAAAATGAGCGTAATAGAAATAGCACCACTTAATGACGTTTTACCTGGAGGTGGAACCACTACGGTTGTAGATAACCTCGATTCGACCAGTGCAACGTCTGCGCTATCCGCAAATCAGGGGCGTGTGTTGGACGAAAAAATTGAAGCTATTCCCGGTAGTGGCGGAGATGCTGAAACACTGGATGGGGAAACGCCTGCGTTTTATCTCGACCGTGCAAACCATACAGGGAGCACGCCAGGAGGGAATGTTACTCAGGATGCAACACACCGCTTTGTATCAGATAGCGATAAAGCCGCGTGGAATGCAAAACAGGACGCGCTTGGATTTACACCCGTAAGTACTACCGACAGCCGGCTTTCCGATGCCAGAACACCGACAGCGCACCAACATGCGATGACCGATGTTACTGGACTGGCTGCTGCGCTTGCGGCCAAAGCAGACGGCACGACTGTGACCGCATCGTTATCTGGAAAGGTAGACAAGGTTACAGGGAAAGGCCTTTCAACAAATGATTTCACCACCGCAGAGAAGGATAAATTAGCCGCCCTGGAGGGGTCTCATTTTAAGGGTACCTATGTTTCTTTGTCCGATCTGAACGCCGCGGATGTAGGCGGCGAAGGTAATTATGCCTATGTGGACGAAGGGGAAGGAGAAGACATAGCGGCGTATATCTGGGATGACAACGATTCACAGTGGGTAATCCAAAAGGGAACGTCTACAGCAGAAACAGCGGCGACTATAAAGACTAAGTACGAAAGCAATCCGGATACAAATGCTTTTACGGATACAGAAAAAACCAAGTTGGAAGGGCTTGAAAATTATGACGATACCGACATAAATACAGCCATCACCAATCTGGGCACTACAAAGGCAGATAAGGATAGTGTGTATACGAAATCCGAATCTGATTCCGCCCTCACCGGGAAGGCTAATGCCGCTACAACATATAGCAAGACGGAAGTAGATGCTGCGTTAGAAGGCAAGGCAAACACCTCTGACCTTTCTACAGTAGCCACGTCTGGATCGTTTCCCGACTTGACCGACAAGCCGAAATATGAAGTGCTTTCTGAATTGCCAGCGGACCTATCCGGCTATCCTGATGGATCCAGAATAATAATTACAAATGAATAAGGCTTATACGATAATCGGCGGGAAAGCATACGACGCTATGCTCTATCCAACCACCACTGTGATGGATGGTGTTTCTGTGCCAGACGAGGAAGGGCAATTGGAAATAATATCCAGTGTAGCGTATCCCATCCTCCGTTTCGATACACAGCCTTTCCGGATTATCCAGAATGCCGGATATATGATCGCGCGCTTTACTTTTAACGATAAATCTCTATACGAAAGTCCGGTAATAGTAGGTATAGGAAGTAGTACGATGGCGGGTTATGAGCCACCGGCTCCCGATCGGTACGAAGATCGCATTAACGCCAGGCTTGCCGCAAATACAACGACCCCGACTTTTATAAATCTTGGCGTGGCCGGACAAGATACGCGCAACCTCATGCCGACCGCGCAAGGCGGAACGGCTGGCGTGAATATAGACGCAGCATTGGAATACAACCCTTCTTTTGTTATCGTCGATGAGCCGACAAACTGGGCAATAAACTACGATGCAGATACTCAAATTGCAAAATGGGAAACAATATTTAATTATGCCTTTGCGCGCGGTGTGATTGTTTTGTTCAACGGGCCGCGACCGCGAACCTCACTTTCCTCTTCGGAGAAAAACGTCCTGGTCACCCTGGAGCCGAAATTAAGAGTTCATCCGTACCTAAAATACGTATGCAATCTGAATTTCTCCCGCTACTTAAAACCCGGCACTGTAGCAGATATCCGGGACGATTACAACCTGGACGATACACACATGAACGCCGCAGGTGTGGCGGACTTGGAAAGCACATCCTGGGCAGCGTGGGTGAATTTCTTCCGTGCGAATACTGCGTACACTGCTTTCGAAATACACAGGTCTACAGACGGCATAACCTATTCGTTGTTCGATACAATTACCGATACAACGCTGCTGGAAAAACAGTATGCCGTGCAGGCCGGGTACTACAAGTCTCATGCGAAGCTGAAAGATGGCAGCTATACCGCTTTCTCGTCCGTTGCACAGATTGCCGCGCAGGCACCGACTGCCAACGCTGGTGCGGATAAGAACCTCGCGGCCGGCACGACTTCGACAACCGTAACAGGATCCGGTACTGCTTATGCCGGCGCTACGATATCCGGTTACGCCTGGACGATTTTGAGCGGTACGGGGATTACATTAAGCAACGCGAATACCGCAACAGTAACGGTTAATAGCTTGTCGAATGGCAACAGCTATACTCTACGATTAACAGTAACAGATAGTAACGGATTAACCGGTACAGACGATGTAGTTATTAGTGTTGCAGCAGCTGTCGCACGCAGGTTCTTATTCGATCTCGGCGGTGATGGTGTGAGGCACAACGCTGCCGTAAGCAACGACGGAGTACAGACCCCTGCAAATCCTCCGACATTGGCAAGCGGCGCACCAGGTGTGGCGGCAAATGGCGATACCTGGAACAACGTTGTGGATTTCCGTAGCACCTGGTTTACGGATCCCGTAGACACGGCCGGCTCGGCGCTGACAGGAATGAGCTTTGCCGTAGATAAGCTACCAGCAGGTACCTACTTTACCGGACAGCCCGGCGATACAGGATATCCTTTCGGCGACTCTATAAATTTTGGTGGTAAGCAGCAGGCAGTGGACGATTATCCCGCGACCGCCGTGCGCGACAACGTGTTTTTCCACACCAGCGCAGGAACCGTTACCGGTACGCTTGTAATAACCTCCGGATTTCAGGCAAGCCTTAAAATTTGGGGCAACCGGGACGCTGCAGGCCCGCGCGTTCTGCAAACAAGTATAGACGGCGGCACCACCTGGCAGGAATTTGAATCTGCCTTTAATCTGACATACACACAGGGAACAAACTACACAGGACTTACAGGCACTGTAACAATTCTGATGCGGGTTAAGTCTGGTAGCACGTTTGGACATATAAGCGTAATAGAACTTTTCGACGTAAAACCAATTTAAAAATTAAATATAAAAATGAAAAAGCACATCATCTTACTACTTTTTTTCGCAGCATTTTCGATCCAAATTAACGCGCAAAGCCTTATAGGAAACCAGACGCCAATACTGGTTAAAACAGCTTCGTATGGCGCTACACAGAACGCCTTACTATCCCTCCCGGACGACTATAATGTAACGAACGATAAGTATCCACTTATAATCTTTTTGCATGGATATGGAGAGATCGGGTCGGGCGTAGCGGGCCTTAAAAACCTTATCGGCCAGGGCCTGCCGCAGGTTATAGCAAACGGGAATAAGATACAGGCCGTAGATCCGGCAACCGGAAAATTGACCAAGTTTATAGTTATCTCTCCGCAGCACTGGGCATGGACTACCGCGCCGGATGCTATCGATTTTATGCTTTCCGATCTGCCGAAATCTTACAGGATCGACACGGATAGAATTTATCTTACTGGGTTATCCTCCGGCGGCCAGGGCGTTATACAAGCCGTTACATACAGCCAGGGTCTACTAAATAAACTCGCTGCTATTATCCCCATGTCGCCATCGGCGCCGGACGAGGGGACGCTGAAAAAGTTTTCTTTCTTTAAGGAGGCAAAAACTTCAGCCTGGTTCTTTTCTGGAGCATCGGATCCGGGTAATATGACGGACAACGCAAGGAGATACAACGACAGCATTAACAAGTACTCCCCTGGTGCCAGTAAATTAACATTATATCCGGGCGGCCATTGCTGCTGGGCAGATATTTATAATCCATCGCATAAAGAAAACGGTGTGAGTATGTACGAGTGGCTGCTTACGAAAGTTAAGGGTGGCGCGATTACAGAACCACCGGTTGTAACGCCGCCCGTTGATACGGTGCCGGTGATCACCCGGAAGCTAATTTCCGTGATCCGAGTGTACGATAATAACGGTGTGATCGAAGCTATACCAGAAAAAGAATAATAATGGATAATATAAGCATCGAAAGAATCAAAACACTTCATCCTGCAGGACGCGACAGTGCAATGCGTGTACTGCAGCTATCCGATGTCGCACTCACAGGTCGCGCTGTCTTGCGTCTTGCAAATGTCTTTCGTTCTTTCGCAGAACAAACAGATCTA
The Chitinophaga sp. MM2321 DNA segment above includes these coding regions:
- a CDS encoding PKD domain-containing protein, with product MIVLFNGPRPRTSLSSSEKNVLVTLEPKLRVHPYLKYVCNLNFSRYLKPGTVADIRDDYNLDDTHMNAAGVADLESTSWAAWVNFFRANTAYTAFEIHRSTDGITYSLFDTITDTTLLEKQYAVQAGYYKSHAKLKDGSYTAFSSVAQIAAQAPTANAGADKNLAAGTTSTTVTGSGTAYAGATISGYAWTILSGTGITLSNANTATVTVNSLSNGNSYTLRLTVTDSNGLTGTDDVVISVAAAVARRFLFDLGGDGVRHNAAVSNDGVQTPANPPTLASGAPGVAANGDTWNNVVDFRSTWFTDPVDTAGSALTGMSFAVDKLPAGTYFTGQPGDTGYPFGDSINFGGKQQAVDDYPATAVRDNVFFHTSAGTVTGTLVITSGFQASLKIWGNRDAAGPRVLQTSIDGGTTWQEFESAFNLTYTQGTNYTGLTGTVTILMRVKSGSTFGHISVIELFDVKPI